CGGCAAGACGCTGAAATCCGGGGGGGAATTTTCCTTTCAGATAAACAGTAATGGTAAGCGGGTCATCCAGTTTTTTTAAAATCTGTTTTGAAACATCGGCAAGCGTAAAACGTTTGTCGGTGGTAAGGTCAATTCGTGTAAAATAGAAAGATCCCAGCCAGTTGGCCGCAATGATCAGGATGATGACCCATAGAAACCGCCGGCGGTACCGGCGTTCAATCTTTTTACCGGGAAGTTGGACCTTTTTTTTCATTTCCATTTCCTCCTTCCCAAAAGATAAATGCTGCTGTAAAGAAAAAGAATATCCAGGCTGAGGAAGTAGATCACATCGCGGGTGTCAATCACACCGCGGCTCATGGAGGCGTAGTGTGCGCTGATTCCCAGTTGTTGGATAAAAAGCGCATTACGGCCAAAAAAAGGAGCGATAAAATCAAATCCCATGTACATAAAAGCGCTGATGACGACTGCCGTTAAAAAGGCGATAACCGGATTGCGCGAAAGTGCGGAAGCAAAAATTCCTGTTGTTGTAAAAGCTGCTCCAAGAAAAAGCAACCCGATGAAGGAGCCCCAAAATCCGCCGGAGTCAATATCGCCTTTCGGAAAACCCAGCTGCCAGACCGAGAAGTAATAAATCAGGGTGGGGAGGAGCGCAAAAACCACCAGTGTGAAAGCCGCAAAAAATTTGGCTGTGATAATCCGGCTGTCACTGACAGGGCGTACCAACAGTAACTCGATGGTGCCACTGCGCTGTTCTTCAGCAATGCTGTTCATGGTAACAGCCGGTACAAGAAAAAGAAAAACAAACGGGGCCAGAGAAAAGAGTCCGTATAAATTGGCATAACCGTTTTCCAGTACGTTCATCTGGCCAGGAAGCACCCACAAAAACAAACCGGTGACTGTTAAAAAAACAGCAATTAC
The sequence above is drawn from the Candidatus Sulfidibacterium hydrothermale genome and encodes:
- the gldF gene encoding gliding motility-associated ABC transporter permease subunit GldF, with the protein product MGALYKKEILGFLGNLTGWIVIAVFLTVTGLFLWVLPGQMNVLENGYANLYGLFSLAPFVFLFLVPAVTMNSIAEEQRSGTIELLLVRPVSDSRIITAKFFAAFTLVVFALLPTLIYYFSVWQLGFPKGDIDSGGFWGSFIGLLFLGAAFTTTGIFASALSRNPVIAFLTAVVISAFMYMGFDFIAPFFGRNALFIQQLGISAHYASMSRGVIDTRDVIYFLSLDILFLYSSIYLLGRRKWK